In Triticum aestivum cultivar Chinese Spring chromosome 5B, IWGSC CS RefSeq v2.1, whole genome shotgun sequence, the following proteins share a genomic window:
- the LOC123112603 gene encoding double-stranded RNA-binding protein 3, producing the protein MYKNQLQELAQRSCFSLPSYVCTREGPDHAPRFKATVTFNGETFHGPTCCTTLRQAEHAAAEVALARLSTRGPSTYLTARVLDETGVYKNLLQETAHRAGLKLPAYTTVRSGPGHSPVFASSVELAGLSFAGDAARTKKQAEKNAAMTAWSALKQMPEARKEPGNGCVGEEQEHVVVARVLAALKQRCDVNAASPLPKQHCLAGSSSSSAPNPSLYSHQWLPLSSHAAQPRTRHVQPQPAGPRILPPLHMLQRPAPSTSRHGGELERQRRIDAAELVQMLERAMVTNREEAMPSAPCYYPHVPAYHHAGAAPRYFAAGGFHSPAMAVSVRSVIPMCSAPPSPPQPAAATKDDHDDDRNDPAAPAEH; encoded by the exons ATGTACAAGAACCAGCTGCAGGAGCTGGCGCAGAGGAGCTGCTTCAGCCTGCCGTCGTACGTGTGCACACGGGAGGGGCCCGACCATGCGCCCCGCTTCAAGGCCACCGTCACCTTCAACGGCGAGACCTTCCACGGGCCCACCTGCTGCACCACGCTCCGCCAGGCCGAGCACGCCGCCGCCGAGGTCGCGCTCGCCCGCCTCTCCACCCGCGGGCCATCCACCTACCTCACCGCCAGAGTCCTC GACGAGACCGGGGTGTACAAGAACCTGCTGCAGGAGACAGCGCACCGGGCGGGGCTGAAGCTGCCGGCCTACACCACCGTGCGCTCCGGCCCGGGCCACTCGCCGGTCTTCGCCTCCAGCGTGGAGCTCGCTGGCCTCAGCTTCGCCGGCGACGCCGCCAGGACCAAGAAGCAGGCGGAGAAGAACGCTGCCATGACCGCCTGGTCCGCCCTTAAGCAGA TGCCGGAGGCGCGCAAGGAGCCCGGCAACGGCTGTGTCGGCGAGGAGCAGGAGCACGTGGTCGTAGCCAGAGTGCTCGCCGCCCTGAAGCAGCGCTGCGATGTCAATGCGGCGTCGCCCTTACCGAAGCAGCACTGCCTCGCcggctcttcttcgtcctctgcTCCGAACCCGTCGCTCTACAGCCACCAATGGCTGCCTCTGAGCTCCCATGCTGCACAGCCCAGGACGCGCCACGTGCAGCCGCAGCCGGCCGGCCCCAGGATACTGCCTCCGCTGCACATGCTGCAGCGACCGGCGCCGTCCACCTCCCGTCACGGCGGCGAGCTGGAGCGGCAGAGGAGGATCGATGCGGCCGAGCTGGTGCAGATGCTGGAGAGGGCCATGGTGACGAACAGAGAAGAGGCAATGCCGTCGGCGCCGTGCTACTACCCGCACGTCCCGGCGTACCACCACGCCGGCGCGGCGCCAAGATACTTCGCCGCGGGCGGATTCCACTCGCCGGCGATGGCAGTGAGCGTGCGGTCGGTGATCCCGATGTGCTCcgcgccgccttcgccgccgcagccggccgcggccacCAAGGATGACCATGATGATGACCGGAACGACCCGGCAGCACCTGCAGAGCACTAG